A section of the Acropora muricata isolate sample 2 chromosome 4, ASM3666990v1, whole genome shotgun sequence genome encodes:
- the LOC136914375 gene encoding CUB domain-containing protein 2-like isoform X2, which yields MKYHWTFFDFWLGTYDCVLRCFVCLILSLLAVDATGGSICGGRVVINKTTSISSPGYPEVSLPGVDCTWWIESSTGKSIIVRGNHLDFGSEIKDDCSKGILQIFNGCDNKERFLVEKICLNMQQIERQSILWISSGPCVTIKFSSQQGRKNKLSLAVEETEASCGAILSKTNRNHTFTGSLPANPSIHNKCVWIIGVQKGNIELVFQDKFHVTSLQKDCRENYVLVQDGRYSTSPTLGKFCGTSRPYPVYSGGQYLRVTLHSSNTGVNMDHFFKAQYNLINGKPSSQARSDCKDGDIFLKDPNGGSFQTPRYPVQYPRDLNCIWKIEVAQNNKIILRFRDFDVEGDSQDCPDDSDYAKVYNGLASWSPIIGRYCGKETPSSITSKANVLRIEFRSNAQYAGRGFHAVYTVQSEEKAEDRRTHLTGIMIGATCGIIFIVLCFLAVVHTRKHRFQRAHSRPSELTSTASFDVHEANAPPSYATVMASPELFPSNARQQGRSYAGVPHLHREISHLLGDPDSEDEDPPPYPGRPPRDGVVEFCFGDPFTERRRSNSKERHLSESEQPAVWYRRPPSSNSRELDTTLHNNRGLNTLSGRNSKDSPRPVLERMDTDV from the exons ATGAAATATCATTGGACGTTTTTCGACTTCTGGCTTGGCACGTACGATTGTGTGCTGCGTTGTTTTG tgtgtTTGATCCTGTCACTCTTGGCAGTCGATGCTACTGGAGGAAGCA TATGTGGTGGACGCGTCGTCATAAACAAGACAACATCAATTTCATCTCCTGGTTATCCTGAGGTGTCCTTGCCTGGTGTGGATTGCACATGGTGGATTGAAAGCTCCACAGGAAAATCTATAATTGTTCGAGGAAATCATCTGGATTTTGGGTCTGAGATTAAGGACGACTGCAGCAAAGGAATACTGCAAATTTTTAATGGTTGCGACAACAAGGAACGCTTTTTAGTAGAAAAGATTTGTCTTAATATGCAACAAATTGAGCGTCAAAGTATTCTGTGGATTTCATCTGGACCATGTGTCACTATAAAGTTCTCTTCTCAGCaaggaaggaaaaataaattaagtttAGCTGTTGAAGAGACAGAAG CCTCTTGTGGAGCCATCTTGTCAAAAACAAATCGCAATCACACATTTACTGGATCACTGCCAGCTAATCCGAGCATTCACAACAAATGTGTATGGATTATTGGTGTGCAAAAAGGAAATATTGAACTTGTATTTCAAGACAAATTTCATGTGACAAGCCTGCAAAAAGATTGCAGGGAAAATTATGTCCTGGTTCAAGATGGACGATACAG TACGTCACCAACACTTGGTAAATTCTGTGGAACATCGCGGCCCTATCCGGTTTATTCTGGCGGGCAATACCTACGCGTGACCTTGCACAGCAGTAACACTGGAGTCAACATGGATCACTTTTTTAAAGCGCAATATAATCTTATCAACGGAAAGCCATCTTCGCAAGCTA gatccgattgtaaggACGGTGACATATTTTTGAAAGATCCAAACGGCGGATCGTTTCAAACGCCGCGATATCCAGTGCAATATCCAAGGGACTTGAATTGTATCTGGAAAATAGAAGTAGCACAAAATAACAAGATTATACTCAGATTTCG GGATTTTGATGTGGAAGGCGATTCTCAAGATTGCCCAGATGATTCAGATTACGCAAAAGTTTATAATGGCCTCGCCAGCTGGTCTCCGATTATCGGCCGCTATTGTGGCAAAGAAACACCATCGTCCATCACGTCAAAGGCCAACGTACTGCGAATCGAATTTCGTTCCAATGCTCAGTATGCTGGGCGTGGGTTTCACGCGGTTTATACTGTACAAAGTGAGGAGAAAGCAG aAGATAGACGGACTCATTTAACAGGAATCATGATCGGTGCAACATGTGGCATCATCTTTATCgtgctttgttttttggcgGTGGTTCACACCAGAAAACATCGTTTTCAACGGGCGCACAGCCGCCCATCAGAACTTACCAGCACTGCCTCGTTTGATGTCCATGAAGCAAATGCCCCTCCATCCTATGCAACAG TCATGGCTTCTCCAGAATTATTCCCTTCCAATGCTCGCCAACAAGGACGCAGCTACGCTGGTGTTCCGCATTTACATCGCGAGATCAGCCACTTACTGGGGGACCCTGATTCCGAAGACGAAGACCCCCCACCCTACCCTGGACGGCCACCGAGGGATGGAGTGGTGGAATTTTGCTTCGGAGATCCATTCACGGAAAGGAGAAGGTCAAATTCCAAAGAACGTCACCTGTCTGAATCAGAGCAACCCGCAGTTTGGTATCGCCGCCCTCCGTCGTCCAATTCACGAGAGCTGGACACGACTTTGCATAACAATAGAGGTTTAAATACGCTCTCTGGAAGAAATTCAAAGGACTCACCGAGGCCTGTTTTGGAGAGAATGGATACAGATGTATGA
- the LOC136914375 gene encoding CUB domain-containing protein 2-like isoform X1 — protein sequence MKLVVFDLYWRQKTVHFSKGQGRDEISLDVFRLLAWHVRLCAALFCEQQTKHIMTPSGYCNSSVCLILSLLAVDATGGSICGGRVVINKTTSISSPGYPEVSLPGVDCTWWIESSTGKSIIVRGNHLDFGSEIKDDCSKGILQIFNGCDNKERFLVEKICLNMQQIERQSILWISSGPCVTIKFSSQQGRKNKLSLAVEETEASCGAILSKTNRNHTFTGSLPANPSIHNKCVWIIGVQKGNIELVFQDKFHVTSLQKDCRENYVLVQDGRYSTSPTLGKFCGTSRPYPVYSGGQYLRVTLHSSNTGVNMDHFFKAQYNLINGKPSSQARSDCKDGDIFLKDPNGGSFQTPRYPVQYPRDLNCIWKIEVAQNNKIILRFRDFDVEGDSQDCPDDSDYAKVYNGLASWSPIIGRYCGKETPSSITSKANVLRIEFRSNAQYAGRGFHAVYTVQSEEKAEDRRTHLTGIMIGATCGIIFIVLCFLAVVHTRKHRFQRAHSRPSELTSTASFDVHEANAPPSYATVMASPELFPSNARQQGRSYAGVPHLHREISHLLGDPDSEDEDPPPYPGRPPRDGVVEFCFGDPFTERRRSNSKERHLSESEQPAVWYRRPPSSNSRELDTTLHNNRGLNTLSGRNSKDSPRPVLERMDTDV from the exons ATGAAATTGGTCGTTTTCGATCTTTACTGGAGACAGAAGACTGTGCATTTTTCAAAAGGTCAAGGGAGGGATGAAATATCATTGGACGTTTTTCGACTTCTGGCTTGGCACGTACGATTGTGTGCTGCGTTGTTTTG tgaacaacaaacaaagcatATTATGACACCATCTGGATACTGCAATAGCTCTG tgtgtTTGATCCTGTCACTCTTGGCAGTCGATGCTACTGGAGGAAGCA TATGTGGTGGACGCGTCGTCATAAACAAGACAACATCAATTTCATCTCCTGGTTATCCTGAGGTGTCCTTGCCTGGTGTGGATTGCACATGGTGGATTGAAAGCTCCACAGGAAAATCTATAATTGTTCGAGGAAATCATCTGGATTTTGGGTCTGAGATTAAGGACGACTGCAGCAAAGGAATACTGCAAATTTTTAATGGTTGCGACAACAAGGAACGCTTTTTAGTAGAAAAGATTTGTCTTAATATGCAACAAATTGAGCGTCAAAGTATTCTGTGGATTTCATCTGGACCATGTGTCACTATAAAGTTCTCTTCTCAGCaaggaaggaaaaataaattaagtttAGCTGTTGAAGAGACAGAAG CCTCTTGTGGAGCCATCTTGTCAAAAACAAATCGCAATCACACATTTACTGGATCACTGCCAGCTAATCCGAGCATTCACAACAAATGTGTATGGATTATTGGTGTGCAAAAAGGAAATATTGAACTTGTATTTCAAGACAAATTTCATGTGACAAGCCTGCAAAAAGATTGCAGGGAAAATTATGTCCTGGTTCAAGATGGACGATACAG TACGTCACCAACACTTGGTAAATTCTGTGGAACATCGCGGCCCTATCCGGTTTATTCTGGCGGGCAATACCTACGCGTGACCTTGCACAGCAGTAACACTGGAGTCAACATGGATCACTTTTTTAAAGCGCAATATAATCTTATCAACGGAAAGCCATCTTCGCAAGCTA gatccgattgtaaggACGGTGACATATTTTTGAAAGATCCAAACGGCGGATCGTTTCAAACGCCGCGATATCCAGTGCAATATCCAAGGGACTTGAATTGTATCTGGAAAATAGAAGTAGCACAAAATAACAAGATTATACTCAGATTTCG GGATTTTGATGTGGAAGGCGATTCTCAAGATTGCCCAGATGATTCAGATTACGCAAAAGTTTATAATGGCCTCGCCAGCTGGTCTCCGATTATCGGCCGCTATTGTGGCAAAGAAACACCATCGTCCATCACGTCAAAGGCCAACGTACTGCGAATCGAATTTCGTTCCAATGCTCAGTATGCTGGGCGTGGGTTTCACGCGGTTTATACTGTACAAAGTGAGGAGAAAGCAG aAGATAGACGGACTCATTTAACAGGAATCATGATCGGTGCAACATGTGGCATCATCTTTATCgtgctttgttttttggcgGTGGTTCACACCAGAAAACATCGTTTTCAACGGGCGCACAGCCGCCCATCAGAACTTACCAGCACTGCCTCGTTTGATGTCCATGAAGCAAATGCCCCTCCATCCTATGCAACAG TCATGGCTTCTCCAGAATTATTCCCTTCCAATGCTCGCCAACAAGGACGCAGCTACGCTGGTGTTCCGCATTTACATCGCGAGATCAGCCACTTACTGGGGGACCCTGATTCCGAAGACGAAGACCCCCCACCCTACCCTGGACGGCCACCGAGGGATGGAGTGGTGGAATTTTGCTTCGGAGATCCATTCACGGAAAGGAGAAGGTCAAATTCCAAAGAACGTCACCTGTCTGAATCAGAGCAACCCGCAGTTTGGTATCGCCGCCCTCCGTCGTCCAATTCACGAGAGCTGGACACGACTTTGCATAACAATAGAGGTTTAAATACGCTCTCTGGAAGAAATTCAAAGGACTCACCGAGGCCTGTTTTGGAGAGAATGGATACAGATGTATGA
- the LOC136914375 gene encoding CUB domain-containing protein 2-like isoform X3 yields MCSVCFSGKFRFGSGRQGRIAVCLILSLLAVDATGGSICGGRVVINKTTSISSPGYPEVSLPGVDCTWWIESSTGKSIIVRGNHLDFGSEIKDDCSKGILQIFNGCDNKERFLVEKICLNMQQIERQSILWISSGPCVTIKFSSQQGRKNKLSLAVEETEASCGAILSKTNRNHTFTGSLPANPSIHNKCVWIIGVQKGNIELVFQDKFHVTSLQKDCRENYVLVQDGRYSTSPTLGKFCGTSRPYPVYSGGQYLRVTLHSSNTGVNMDHFFKAQYNLINGKPSSQARSDCKDGDIFLKDPNGGSFQTPRYPVQYPRDLNCIWKIEVAQNNKIILRFRDFDVEGDSQDCPDDSDYAKVYNGLASWSPIIGRYCGKETPSSITSKANVLRIEFRSNAQYAGRGFHAVYTVQSEEKAEDRRTHLTGIMIGATCGIIFIVLCFLAVVHTRKHRFQRAHSRPSELTSTASFDVHEANAPPSYATVMASPELFPSNARQQGRSYAGVPHLHREISHLLGDPDSEDEDPPPYPGRPPRDGVVEFCFGDPFTERRRSNSKERHLSESEQPAVWYRRPPSSNSRELDTTLHNNRGLNTLSGRNSKDSPRPVLERMDTDV; encoded by the exons ATGTGCAGTGTTTGTTTTTCTGGGAAGTTCAGATTCGGCTCGGGACGACAAGGCAGAATTGCAG tgtgtTTGATCCTGTCACTCTTGGCAGTCGATGCTACTGGAGGAAGCA TATGTGGTGGACGCGTCGTCATAAACAAGACAACATCAATTTCATCTCCTGGTTATCCTGAGGTGTCCTTGCCTGGTGTGGATTGCACATGGTGGATTGAAAGCTCCACAGGAAAATCTATAATTGTTCGAGGAAATCATCTGGATTTTGGGTCTGAGATTAAGGACGACTGCAGCAAAGGAATACTGCAAATTTTTAATGGTTGCGACAACAAGGAACGCTTTTTAGTAGAAAAGATTTGTCTTAATATGCAACAAATTGAGCGTCAAAGTATTCTGTGGATTTCATCTGGACCATGTGTCACTATAAAGTTCTCTTCTCAGCaaggaaggaaaaataaattaagtttAGCTGTTGAAGAGACAGAAG CCTCTTGTGGAGCCATCTTGTCAAAAACAAATCGCAATCACACATTTACTGGATCACTGCCAGCTAATCCGAGCATTCACAACAAATGTGTATGGATTATTGGTGTGCAAAAAGGAAATATTGAACTTGTATTTCAAGACAAATTTCATGTGACAAGCCTGCAAAAAGATTGCAGGGAAAATTATGTCCTGGTTCAAGATGGACGATACAG TACGTCACCAACACTTGGTAAATTCTGTGGAACATCGCGGCCCTATCCGGTTTATTCTGGCGGGCAATACCTACGCGTGACCTTGCACAGCAGTAACACTGGAGTCAACATGGATCACTTTTTTAAAGCGCAATATAATCTTATCAACGGAAAGCCATCTTCGCAAGCTA gatccgattgtaaggACGGTGACATATTTTTGAAAGATCCAAACGGCGGATCGTTTCAAACGCCGCGATATCCAGTGCAATATCCAAGGGACTTGAATTGTATCTGGAAAATAGAAGTAGCACAAAATAACAAGATTATACTCAGATTTCG GGATTTTGATGTGGAAGGCGATTCTCAAGATTGCCCAGATGATTCAGATTACGCAAAAGTTTATAATGGCCTCGCCAGCTGGTCTCCGATTATCGGCCGCTATTGTGGCAAAGAAACACCATCGTCCATCACGTCAAAGGCCAACGTACTGCGAATCGAATTTCGTTCCAATGCTCAGTATGCTGGGCGTGGGTTTCACGCGGTTTATACTGTACAAAGTGAGGAGAAAGCAG aAGATAGACGGACTCATTTAACAGGAATCATGATCGGTGCAACATGTGGCATCATCTTTATCgtgctttgttttttggcgGTGGTTCACACCAGAAAACATCGTTTTCAACGGGCGCACAGCCGCCCATCAGAACTTACCAGCACTGCCTCGTTTGATGTCCATGAAGCAAATGCCCCTCCATCCTATGCAACAG TCATGGCTTCTCCAGAATTATTCCCTTCCAATGCTCGCCAACAAGGACGCAGCTACGCTGGTGTTCCGCATTTACATCGCGAGATCAGCCACTTACTGGGGGACCCTGATTCCGAAGACGAAGACCCCCCACCCTACCCTGGACGGCCACCGAGGGATGGAGTGGTGGAATTTTGCTTCGGAGATCCATTCACGGAAAGGAGAAGGTCAAATTCCAAAGAACGTCACCTGTCTGAATCAGAGCAACCCGCAGTTTGGTATCGCCGCCCTCCGTCGTCCAATTCACGAGAGCTGGACACGACTTTGCATAACAATAGAGGTTTAAATACGCTCTCTGGAAGAAATTCAAAGGACTCACCGAGGCCTGTTTTGGAGAGAATGGATACAGATGTATGA